The sequence CTTTAGGTGACTTTGGAATGCCTATGGCAATCCGCCAACGTGAAAAACTAAGTCCAGGTATGCTATATGTatctatacatacatatatatatatatatatatcatttgaaagtttgttatttgctttgtactaaattaatatattcaatttttttttggaagttgcTTGGTGGGAGCAATTTGGAAATGACACTCCAGAATTACAAAAGTTTGCAATTCGAGTGCTAAGTCAGTGTTGTAGTGCAACTGGTTGTGAAAGAGCTTGGAGCACATTTGAGTTTGTCCATTCCAAGAGGAGAAATAGGCTTGAGCATAAACGTTTGAATGACTTAGTGTATGTTCGGTATAATCTATTGTTATGAGAAAGgtatgtttttaaatatattcaatttttattttgaatgattAGAAAATGTCACCAATGTATGATATTGATTTTGGTAGGAACATTAGAAGGACAAAGGATTACTTGGATCCTATAAGCCTTGATAATATTGATCTAATGGAGGATTGGGTAGCTGAGGAATCTGAATTTCTGTTACTAACTGAAGAAGATGTGAATTGGGATAGCATTGAAGAACCATTAGCAACAATGACTTTAgaagatgataatgatgatgatgatgatgttgttgttgttcttgatGAGGAAGATGGTAAAAATGATGTTGTGTTGACAGATGCTAATACTCATGTGTATTATGGTCCTGATGTAAATCCTTTTGATGGATGGGAGTAGATCCTATGtaatttgtgtttatttgttttctttgtgtgtaatgaacaattttatattgtatatatatatatatattttttttttagttgatgttaaagtttaaaactatgaattatttgttcttaattgaagtaatgttttatggtaaacatgaatttttgaggtattgttttatggtaaatagagattttgtgtatgtctgtgtgtgtgtgtgtgtattaaatatataaaataacggtaaacccgaaacggtataccggtattgaccggtatccaaaatatatcgtaccgataaccaaaccggtacggcctccggtacgATATTGACATCCTAAGTCTAAAGGTGAAGGAGGCACCACACTAGTGTTGAAATCAGGGTGACAGATTTGTTGACATCATAACTGTGATGACATTGATGCTTTTGAAATGACATTTGAGGCCAATAGAACTCCAATTGACCCGCTTGGCTTCCAAATTTCATTCCCATAATTTCTTGGACCCGACCATGAATGTTGTCCTATAATAAGCATCTTAATCTAAAAACAGTTTGCACAACAGGTACAGTTAAGgctatcaactttttttttctttttttttttctttttttgggtaactAAAAGCTATCGACTTTTGAGTTATACGTGAACCACTCCAACAATTTTCCATTCACGTGAGAATTCGAATTCTCTACCAACATATTTAGATTCGTAGATTCAAGTATTCTTTTTTGGTGGATATGATTTTCGTAGGAGGTTAAGAAATAGGCCGAATTCTTATTTCCAAATTAACGGTTTCGTCTTTCTTCTATATCTAGTTGTTTTTATACCATATATAAATGTTTGAACTACTTTGCGGATGCTACAATTTTGATACCATGAGATATTTTCGATAATTTGATTCTTGTGTTTGATTGTGacacattttcttttcatttgaatGAATTTGCATGGAAAGAAACAACATTATCAACACTTAATACAGTATGAAAAATTCTTTACAGTCAAATAAATTCGGGCAAACTTCTGGTCCGGCCCATCACATGCACAACGACAATGAGACTTCCATTATATAGATCTCTTGTGTAGAGAAATAGAGACGAGGTCCATTTTATATCCCCAAGGGCCAAAGCTTCAATACCCCAAACTCAAACCACATAAGAAAAGGTAAGGTTCTTAAAAACCTTCCCCATGGCTCCATGTTATCTCAAACCACATAAGAAAAGGTAAGGTTCTTAAAAACCTTCCCCAGTCTCCATATAACATGGAGCCATGCATGGACCGTGCAATATTTAACCCAACAGTTGATTATAAGTAGGTGATATTTAACACACAGGTtaagaattgaaataaaaacctttttttttagagagttccAATTTATAATGTTCGTTCCTGATGATCTGACCAAGAgatcaatttgttttttggtaTAAACGGAGATCAATTTTACTAGTTGTTCTTATAACTAGAACTCACAAAAACTTTTACATATCAAGAACCAGTATTAAATCCACCCAAACTTAAAAGggtgtattttgaatttttgttaaaaggaaaaagaaaatgaaaagatcTAAACTTACATATgttattttaatcaatttttagttGTCAAATATGGGACTCAATGATAAGgccaatcaatttgcatgttccattttatttttcttctttttatattttttggatttttatgtaCCATcaatattgttttaaaaatcaaactgAACCAAATCACTACTGGTTTTGacatatttttacctttttttaattataaaaaataatttgacttattaaaatcaaataaataaataaaagcttacATACATTAGTGCACAAGTCAAGTAACAAAGCGAGTATTgaattaaaacattttagtcccaCATTAACAACATTTTACTTATAATTAGTCTTTCTTCCCCTTTGTCTTTCATTTTTGAGGTGCAAAAACtcataaattgaaaattcataTGATACTTGACAATAAGTGTTTAATTTATAAATctttctcttaaatttaaaacgAAGAAGTATTTATAAAAATCTTTGGCCTAACAAACTAATATGTTCAGTAACATAtattaattgaaatatttagtattatttatgtcaCAGACCACCAATTGAACCACATAACCACAAATCCGGTAACCAGctcttttcttgattatttgTTTAGCCTAGATTTTTAAACACGGAGCATCATCCATTAATTACAACTAAGGTTTATATTAAGCCGTGATAGATAATTTGATAAGATTATTATTCTTTCCATATATAGAATGATCATCTATATATGATATTACATTTgaggtttatatatattaaatcgCAACAGGAAATTTGATAAGATTGTTATTCTGTCCGCATAATGATCATGTATATTTGATATGACAATAATGAGC is a genomic window of Quercus lobata isolate SW786 chromosome 2, ValleyOak3.0 Primary Assembly, whole genome shotgun sequence containing:
- the LOC115957931 gene encoding uncharacterized protein LOC115957931, whose translation is MGYLYEAMDKAKENKKARLKNKISTYIPFTSVIDARWDKQLHSPLHAAGCYLNPGIFFRPSFKKQKDVTKGLLSTITRLVSDPDEQDILSSQIESYKKSLGDFGMPMAIRQREKLSPVAWWEQFGNDTPELQKFAIRVLSQCCSATGCERAWSTFEFVHSKRRNRLEHKRLNDLVYVRNIRRTKDYLDPISLDNIDLMEDWVAEESEFLLLTEEDVNWDSIEEPLATMTLEDDNDDDDDVVVVLDEEDGKNDVVLTDANTHVYYGPDVNPFDGWE